One segment of Daphnia magna isolate NIES linkage group LG2, ASM2063170v1.1, whole genome shotgun sequence DNA contains the following:
- the LOC116916420 gene encoding uncharacterized protein LOC116916420 gives MGTLSVSKAIVILAIACLCSPGQRYADGQIEKLYVRTGLTLRIVVRYPESELINRSLSTDLFIVGNGLGLAWNDPQLLTRPGTTDTWSIDLKFSGLPDGYGCAECIYNNVLPVNGRFEYRILTSNKTDMLGPNHGTHIHISKLEANFPVREEFSYPFFFTRSGSVHATTVKSLVNQIIGSRIWGYYLPPSYNENHYKTYKTFVVPDLSPAYMELYRFSFDDIFVEKAIAEEVVFIGSHDYSLSNLTQGGPTNNEGRIDFLTPIPGIQYYCYNGDWSDNCAGCIPQNVSGQEYMEYFRDGCGYPVEVGGLGEDYLDHVVNEVLPAVQLLTNDRIRFEIRNNLGIGGCSLGGLLACHALWTRPNTFGMGWCKSSSFWWPTEVNVDNGFYFLNHTIKKTNLGPRAPQRIYIDVGELEEDPYYAQVSAALAVVDTMIANSPQFSMDESLWFTLASGQVHSSTNCMSRTWNSLSLLSPPAGAARNPNPPA, from the exons GTTTCCAAGGCGATTGTTATTCTTGCCATTGCGTGTCTCTGTTCTCCTGGACAACGCTATGCTGACGGCCAAATTGAAAAGCTTTACGTTCGTACCGGATTGACGCTCCGAATCGTCGTCCGCTATCCTGAATCCGAGTTAATT AATCGCTCCCTGTCCACCGATTTGTTTATCGTTGGTAACGGACTTGGATTGGCATGGAACGATCCACAACTGTTAACGAGGCCAGGAACGACCGACACCTGGTCGATCGATTTGAAGTTCTCTGGGTTGCCCGACGGTTATGGCTGCGCCGAGTGTATCTATAATAACGTCCTGCCAGTCAATGGTCGCTTTGAATATCGTATTTTGACCAGCAACAAGACGGACATGCTAGGCCCCAATCACGGAACGCATATCCATATTTCAAAACTGGAGGCCAATTTTCCTGTCCGGGAAGAATTCTCTTACCCATTCTTTTTCACAAGATCAGGCTCCGTACATGCAACGACGGTCAAATCATTGGTCAACCAGATCATCGGCTCCCGCATTTGGGGTTATTACTTGCCTCCAAGCTACAACGAAAACCATTACAAAACGTACAAGACATTTGTGGTACCGGACCTGAGCCCTGCATACATGGAACTGTATCGCTTCTCCTTTGACGACATTTTTGTTGAAAAGGCCATTGCGGAGGAAGTTGTCTTCATTGGATCACATGACTATTCGTTGTCGAATCTAACACAAGGAGGTCCTACAAATAACGAGGGCCGTATTGACTTTCTTACTCCGATTCCTGGCATACAGTACTATTGTTATAACGGTGATTGGTCTGACAACTGCGCTGGTTGCATCCCACAAAATGTATCCGGTCAGGAATACATGGAATATTTCCGCGATGGATGCGGTTATCCAGTGGAAGTTGGAGGACTTGGCGAGGACTACCTCGACCATGTGGTAAACGAAGTTCTTCCAGCTGTTCAGCTATTGACCAACGACCGCATTCGGTTCGAAATTAGAAACAATTTGGGTATTGGCGGCTGCTCTTTGGGTGGACTTCTAGCTTGTCATGCTCTTTGGACCCGACCCAACACGTTTGGAATG GGATGGTGTAAAAGCTCTTCGTTCTGGTGGCCGACTGAGGTAAATGTCGACAATGGGTTCTATTTTTTGAATCACACAATCAAGAAGACTAATCTGGGACCGAGGGCACCTCAGCGGATTTACATAGACGTTGGGGAATTAGAAGAAGACCCCTATTACGCACAAGTGAGCGCCGCTCTAGCAGTCGTTGACACCATGATAGCCAATTCACCACAATTCAGCATGGACGAGTCTTTATGGTTCACGTTAGCCAGCGGTCAAGTACATAGCAGCACCAACTGCATGTCGCGAACATGGAACTCTTTGAGCCTGCTAAGTCCACCTGCAGGAGCGGCTAGGAACCCGAATCCTCCTGCGTGA
- the LOC116916223 gene encoding LOW QUALITY PROTEIN: segmentation polarity homeobox protein engrailed (The sequence of the model RefSeq protein was modified relative to this genomic sequence to represent the inferred CDS: inserted 2 bases in 1 codon; deleted 1 base in 1 codon) has translation MFYVFQLKSGCIVKFNQLITMADESPVIRHHSLRHFKANNAISDHQSDNLVSDEELSVGGTTPPPADQHSGDEFASPESLKDENRDMNGISEDDKDSVASAANIIKFSIDNILNPEFGRMNPAESAAAVAFHTHHHQLIQQQQQLSSSASATGSFLGAFHQLPFLAAARQMILAATAAAGSSIDYHQHQLAAHHASVAQVITHPHQLNSMLLAHQAQHHPTALNLVENCTDKYLGGANGKNWLPHQPTPSGGALTGRSHDNRQATSHPLTALASATVAASAKAKTQQLHKGHHQPTGSKAIDLSVRNSASPPDPGHRLSAGLVSXEKQSASQQSPSLHSSSADDNSSASPVRSVSVGGSICSVGNNELASGGGSSGGSANQQQTSSGGSGGDKEALWPAWVYCTRYSDRPSSGRSPRARRIRTKKDRKAEEKRPRTAFTSEQLARLKSEFTENRYLTEKRRQDLARELQLHENQIKIWFQNKRAKIKKASGQKNPLALQLMAQGLYNHSTMAMDDDEDDDDEMMQHQE, from the exons ATGTTTTATGTCTTTCAATTAAAAAGCGGTTGCATCGTGAAATTCAATCAACTTATCACCATGGCTGACGAAAGCCCAGTGATTCGGCATCATAGTTTGAGGCACTTTAAGGCCAACAATGCCATAAGTGATCATCAGTCGGATAACCTGGTGTCGGACGAAGAGCTAAGTGTCGGTGGAACTACTCCTCCACCAGCGGATCAACACTCGGGCGATGAATTCGCTTCGCCTGAAAGTCTCAAAGATGAAAACCGCGACATGAATGGAATTTCCGAAGACGATAAAGACTCAGTTGCATCAGCCGCGAATATAATCAAATTCTCAATTGACAATATCCTCAATCCGGAGTTCGGCCGGATGAACCCGGCAGAATCGGCCGCGGCCGTGGCGTTTCATACGCACCACCATCAGCTGattcagcagcagcagcagttgAGTTCCTCAGCGAGTGCTACTGGTAGTTTCTTAGGGGCTTTTCATCAGTTGCCGTTCCTGGCTGCGGCACGCCAAATGATCCTGGCAGCCACGGCCGCTGCCGGC TCATCCATCGACTATCATCAACACCAACTGGCGGCTCATCACGCTTCTGTGGCGCAAGTCATTACACATCCGCACCAACTCAATAGCATGTTGCTCGCTCATCAAGCGCAGCATCATCCAACGGCTCTCAATCTAGTCGAAAATTGCACGGACAAATATCTCGGTGGAGCTAATGGCAAGAACTGGTTACCCCATCAGCCAACGCCGTCTGGCGGAGCGCTCACCGGCCGATCTCATGACAACCGGCAAGCGACGTCTCATCCTCTTACTGCGTTAGCATCGGCAACTGTCGCTGCCAGCGCTAAGGCCAAAACTCAACAATTGCATAAGGGACACCATCAACCGACCGGAAGCAAAGCTATCGATCTGAGCGTTCGCAATTCTGCGTCGCCTCCGGATCCCGGTCATCGACTAAGTGCGGGACTGGTGTC CGAGAAACAGTCAGCGTCTCAACAAAGCCCGTCACTTCACTCAAGTAGCGCCGATGATAACTCGTCTGCTAGTCCGGTTCGATCCGTTTCC GTTGGTGGGTCGATTTGTTCCGTCGGCAACAACGAACTTGCGTCTGGTGGCGGATCTAGTGGGGGAAGTGCCAATCAACAGCAAACATCTTCGGGAGGCAGCGGCGGTGACAAGGAAGCTCTGTGGCCAGCATGGGTTTACTGCACCCGATACTCCGATCGGCCATCTTCCG GAAGAA GTCCTAGGGCACGTCGGATACGGACGAAAAAGGACCGCAAGGCGGAAGAGAAACGGCCACGGACGGCCTTCACCTCGGAGCAGTTGGCCCGGTTAAAAAGTGAGTTCACGGAGAACCGCTACTTAACCGAGAAGCGGCGTCAAGATTTAGCGCGTGAGCTGCAACTACACGAGAATCAAATCAAGATTTGGTTTCAAAACAAGAGGGCAAAGATTAAGAAAGCCTCCGGACAAAAGAACCCTCTGGCGCTCCAGTTGATGGCCCAGGGTCTCTACAATCACTCAACAATGGCGATGgacgacgacgaagacgacgatgacgaGATGATGCAACACCAAGAATAA
- the LOC116916224 gene encoding homeobox protein engrailed-2b encodes MADVSQHQLLLSECYRGSSPRSASTPGPAAPDSPANSASGRFSASPSVAAALLSPSISGANCFTPSYHYSPYHHHHHAVSQHPAALGLMGSFLSVGSYAPYAALAAAAAAAAAGMAGHLAPPLAPPPLLHPLSRLRQSSPTSQSVSRVLPFSVENILKPEFGRNHPSAESTSTEAADDQETSQPEVKPLNRESIKRTASSASITSPSLGNKRVKSSVAVSPPLTSKKTPSVSIKADPADLSGRTSSCTDSSSFSSGEGSSNGKDGEQSSGSTELPTDPTKMTDPAKWPAWIFCTRYSDRPSSGPRLRRTKKDRNAEEKRPRTAFTSEQLARLKNEFTENRYLNEKRRQELANELQLHENQIKIWFQNKRAKIKKTTGQKNPLALQLMAQGLYNHSTVPVGEEDEDEEFYASHQQQQREQHSE; translated from the exons atggcAGACGTATCGCAGCACCAACTTCTTCTGTCCGAGTGCTACCGAGGCTCCAGCCCACGCAGTGCCTCCACTCCCGGTCCGGCGGCTCCCGACAGCCCGGCCAATTCGGCGTCAGGTCGTTTTTCCGCGTCACCTTCCGTCGCAGCCGCCCTGTTGTCACCATCGATCTCTGGCGCTAATTGTTTCACTCCAAGCTACCACTACTCACCTTaccatcatcaccatcacGCAGTAAGTCAACATCCAGCAGCTTTGGGCCTGATGGGTTCGTTCCTCAGCGTTGGATCGTACGCTCCTTACGCGGCACTTGCTGCCGCAGCGGCCGCAGCCGCTGCCGGTATGGCCGGTCATCTTGCCCCACCGCTAGCCCCTCCACCTTTGCTGCATCCGCTGAGCCGCCTGAGACAATCATCACCGACATCCCAATCAGTTTCCAGAGTTCTGCCCTTCTCAGTCGAGAACATCCTAAAGCCGGAATTCGGTCGCAATCATCCGTCCGCAGAATCGACTTCGACGGAGGCCGCGGATGACCAGGAAACCAGCCAACCTGAGGTCAAACCTTTAAACAGAGAATCGATCAAGAGGACAGCTTCTTCTGCATCCATCACGAGCCCTTCGCTTGGCAACAAACGCGTGAAATCCTCCGTTGCCGTCTCGCCACCGCTGACCAGCAAGAAAACACCTTCCGTTTCAATTAAGGCTGATCCAGCTGATCTCTCCGGACGTACGAGCAGCTGTACCGATTCCTCTTCATTTTCATCCGGCGAGGGCAGCAGCAATGGCAAAGATGGCGAGCAGTCCAGTGGATCCACCGAGCTACCTACCGATCCGACTAAAATGACCGATCCAGCTAAATGGCCTGCATGGATCTTCTGCACCCGTTACTCCGACAGACCATCATCTG GTCCTCGATTGAGACGCACAAAGAAAGACAGGAACGCGGAGGAGAAGCGCCCACGGACAGCTTTTACGTCCGAACAATTAGCCCGTCTTAAAAACGAGTTTACGGAGAATCGTTACCTGAACGAGAAGCGTCGCCAAGAGCTTGCCAATGAGCTGCAATTGCACGAAAACCAGATCAAAATCTGGTTCCAAAACAAACGAGCcaaaatcaagaaaacaacCGGACAAAAGAATCCGTTGGCACTGCAGCTGATGGCTCAGGGACTCTACAACCATTCCACTGTTCCAGTTggcgaagaagatgaagacgaagaatttTACGCTTCTCATCAGCAGCAACAAAGGGAGCAGCACAGTGAATAA